A portion of the Paenibacillus marchantiae genome contains these proteins:
- the cysT gene encoding sulfate ABC transporter permease subunit CysT has translation MSKVMVARSRTLPGFGLTMGYSVLYLSLVVLIPLAALLFNSTGLTWSTLIEVATNPRVLASFQVSFLTAGAAALIDLVLGLLLAWVLVRYEFPGKRLFDAVIDLPFALPTAVAGVALTALYAGNGWIGQFVEPLGIKLAYSQAGITLALMFIGIPFVVRTVQPVLQELETEVEEAAATLGAGRWRIFRKILLPDLIPPLLTGFALAFARGIGEYGSVVFISGNMPMKTEIAPLLIMAKLEQFDYAGATAVALLLLLVSFVLLLIINSLQRWSRKAGRA, from the coding sequence ATGAGCAAGGTGATGGTGGCCCGGAGTCGCACACTGCCGGGATTCGGATTAACGATGGGTTACAGTGTGCTTTACCTGAGCCTGGTTGTACTTATTCCACTCGCAGCGCTCTTGTTTAACTCCACGGGGCTGACCTGGTCCACATTGATTGAGGTGGCGACCAATCCCCGGGTACTGGCTTCTTTCCAGGTGAGTTTTCTGACTGCAGGTGCAGCCGCCCTGATCGATCTGGTTCTCGGGTTGCTCCTGGCTTGGGTACTTGTCCGGTATGAGTTCCCTGGAAAGCGGCTGTTTGATGCCGTTATTGATCTGCCTTTTGCCTTGCCGACAGCAGTGGCGGGGGTTGCCTTAACGGCGCTGTATGCCGGGAATGGCTGGATTGGGCAGTTTGTGGAACCTCTGGGCATCAAGCTGGCCTATTCACAGGCGGGCATTACGCTCGCGCTGATGTTTATTGGGATTCCGTTTGTGGTGCGTACGGTGCAGCCGGTATTGCAGGAATTGGAGACCGAGGTGGAGGAAGCTGCGGCTACGCTCGGAGCGGGAAGATGGCGGATATTCCGAAAGATCCTGCTTCCGGATCTGATCCCGCCGCTGCTGACCGGTTTTGCGTTAGCCTTTGCCCGAGGTATTGGCGAATATGGTTCAGTGGTGTTTATCTCAGGCAATATGCCGATGAAAACGGAGATTGCACCCCTGCTGATCATGGCGAAGCTGGAGCAGTTCGATTATGCGGGAGCTACGGCGGTAGCCTTGCTGCTGCTGCTGGTCTCTTTTGTCCTGCTCTTGATCATTAATTCACTTCAACGCTGGAGCCGCAAGGCAGGCAGAGCTTAG